In a genomic window of Brettanomyces nanus chromosome 1, complete sequence:
- a CDS encoding uncharacterized protein (EggNog:ENOG41~CAZy:GH16), with protein sequence MPAEAVQNFIWVLSPGKNKTYSCGESKDCPEEYPCCSSTGICGTGTYCLGGCDPRYSYNLTACIAQPVCQQGNYTFTKEDLITSSEYLGDYNETKWTYEGHVMDYNDSIIMALPKNGSGTVISSTFFVWYGNVTTRFKSSHNAGVISASILFSDVQDEIDLEIIGNALKQPQSNFYYEGVLNYTNMVNLSTSDAFENWHSYTVDWQEEQITWYIDGVEGRTLKKVDTYNETTDEYMYPQTPSRIQLSLWPGGDSTQNSAGVVAWAGGAINWNASDFTDPGYLFATIGWVNVQCYDPPSGTLIEGDLSYIFTDPDDFSQDSVMITDNDTIIDNLGQTGFDIGKNKDAENENNTSIYTTTYSSRATKTVSSSSLPAGYSSEFFQDIRTATESSSNGAADVTVINRGYDKPRFKYGVILTPRVKHDLSKDFLIEAAEEAFLAICLSPQTDHLNPIRNTDDGSTATKKLLESYSLGSLDFTEMEYSDDLDLVFEAYRKNELQSRILGTICVKNYQGLKDEKEVTGFTSFYPGLSAKLMEFMACYCKDQLRVAKLWVDIIEEHNLKEYYEKLGFFFISRETCHVDPITHNMLGKSLEDGIKASRDFHVALMERDL encoded by the exons ATGCCGGCTGAGGCCGTGCAAAATTTTATTTGGGTTCTCTCTCCTG GTAAGAATAAGACTTATTCCTGTGGTGAATCCAAGGATTGTCCCGAGGAGTACCCTTGCTGCTCCTCTACTGGTATATGTGGCACAGGTACATATTGCCTTGGAGGATGCGATCCCAGATACTCTTATAATCTAACGGCCTGTATTGCACAACCAGTATGTCAGCAAGGTAACTATACTTTCactaaagaagatttgatCACTTCTTCTGAATATTTAGGTGATTATAACGAAACTAAATGGACATATGAAGGCCATGTGATGGATTACAACGATTCTATTATTATGGCCCTACCTAAAAATGGTTCTGGAACTGtgatatcttcaacatttttTGTGTGGTATGGTAATGTCACTACCAGATTTAAAAGCTCCCACAATGCAGGTGTCATATCTGCTAgtattcttttctctgaCGTCCAAGATGAAATTGACTTGGAAATTATTGGTAATGCATTAAAGCAGCCACAGTCCAACTTTTACTATGAAGGAGTTCTTAATTATACAAATATGGTCAATCTCTCTACTTCCGATGCCTTTGAAAACTGGCATTCTTATACTGTTGATTGGCAAGAAGAACAAATCACTTGGTATATAGACGGAGTAGAGGGAAGGACCCTCAAAAAGGTGGACACTTACAACGAGACCACTGACGAATATATGTATCCACAGACCCCTTCTCGTATTCAACTATCTCTTTGGCCCGGTGGTGATTCTACACAAAATTCCGCTGGCGTTGTGGCATGGGCCGGAGGTGCAATCAATTGGAATGCATCCGATTTTACAGATCCTGGCTACCTTTTTGCTACTATAGGATGGGTCAATGTCCAATGCTATGATCCACCTTCCGGAACGCTTATTGAAGGTGACTTATCATACATCTTCACGGATCCAGATGACTTCTCACAGGATTCTGTCATGATTACAGATAACGACACCATAATTGACAACCTAGGCCAGACAGGTTTTGACATCGGGAAGAAcaaagatgcagaaaatgaaaataatacGTCGATCTACACCACCACATATTCTTCTCGTGCTACCAAAACTGTGTCGTCTTCAAGCCTACCTGCAGGCTACTCTTCTGAGTTTTTTCAGGATATTCGAACGGCTACGGAATCGTCATCAAACGGCGCTGCAGATG TTACCGTGATAAATCGAGGATATGATAAGCCAAGATTCAAATATGGAGTCATTCTTACTCCCAGGGTCAAGCACGACCTTTCGAAGGATTTTTTGATTGAAGCCGCAGAGGAGGCATTTTTGGCCATCTGCCTCTCACCCCAAACTGATCATTTGAACCCAATACGCAATACAGATGATGGCTCTACGGCGACCAAAAAGTTACTTGAATCTTATTCATTGGGAAGTTTAGATTTCACAGAAATGGAGTACTCAGATGATCTAGATTTGGTTTTTGAAGCGTACAGGAAAAATGAATTACAATCAAGAATTCTTGGAACTATTTGCGTGAAGAATTATCAGGGTCTgaaggatgaaaaagaagtaACTGGTTTCACCTCGTTCTATCCAGGGCTCTCCGCGAAATTGATGGAGTTTATGGCCTGCTACTGCAAAGATCAATTACGGGTTGCAAAATTATGGGTTGATATTATTGAAGAGCACAATCTTAAAGAATACTACGAAAAATTGggatttttttttattagTAGAGAAACATGCCATGTTGATCCAATCACTCATAATATGCTTGGAAAATCCTTAGAAGATGGAATTAAAGCTAGCAGGGATTTCCATGTAGCACTTATGGAGAGAGACTTGTGA